The genomic segment ccatcagattgtgtcgtccccacaaccacgccgtcctcattcatgcacggcctgctccgaccccCACCTcccatttttttgttgtgacataacaaagagtaaggtctttctgctcttttgtaaagcgtcttgaaaTTAAATTTGCTATGAATTGgggctttacaaataatgattgattgattgtttcgATACCAAATAGGAAAGTGGAATGAGTGGCCTACTTTGTTCTTCTCCTTAAGCagccttaaaggtcacatattatcctcctcttcagtttaaataagtgtcagagctcctcaaaacatgtgtgtgaagtttcttgttctaaatccactctgatcctgtatttgatcatgtctataaactcctctatttcagccctgctcagaacaggctgtttctgtgtctgtacctttaaatatgtaaatgagctgtgtctgaccacgcccccctctctggaagggcttgggtgtactcggtgctttctcgctccatgtcctattgtttacggtgagaaggccgactcagagggcagaacaacacctagctgtgggagtgtcacccacctgggggaggggctacagccctttgtgatgtcatgaaaggaaaatctccaaacggcctgtttgagcacacattttctgaaaagtggagcaagcaaaggatggagaggatggactttactcgtgattggggggtttgtagacggactagagacacattgtgatggcttcaaacaaaatcaattaggtAAGCCATTGCTGAGCGGGTTTAACacgctatcaaataaaaacaaaaggcagccgcggatccaaagtcaacttataagctacatttattaatagaaaacttttcagcaaaaaataaacttcacaaaataaaataaacaaatcagatcGCTATATCATGTATATCCTAAGCGGCCCTTTGCAGTCAAAAAACTGTTCCGcttccccactctcactctcacccCAGGTGTCCTTAATCAACTTAAATTACACTGCCGATACGCCGCGGCTCCGCCCCATAGAGGGAGAAATAATGCACAAATACCCCCAAATCagttaacaaaatgtaaaaccaaaataagacagagtaaacaataatataaacaaataattctaAATTCATCAATGTTTGgctcttttctatttttttactgtaaataattcatatgGCCATTTGGCCACAacacacatattagagttagagaaacatggtgaagtgggattttacagaatatttgacctttaagtagtaacaacacaaagaaacctTCTTAAGTCTAACACTGTACTAAAAATTACATAAGTAAGAGTAGAAAATCATCAGACATTAGCTACTGTGAAGTATCAAAGTAAAAAGTATAGATGCTTTGAATTATTGTTCACAGAATATTAATTATATTATCTTATTCTAATTTTTGATACTGGGTTGGGGAGGACTGTGAACCATGTGAAAGACACACTAGGTTACtcgctgaagagagagagagaagtaagcaactcaaagaaaacatgaaaggagtaaaataaccaaaaaaagagaaacataacTCAGTCTGAACTTTGGGATGTGGGGCAGTTAGGGGAGGGCTAAGGCAGTTAGGTTTCACTCCCCCTTTGTTCAAAGTAGTCACTTCTTGTAAATGCTGCTGGGAATTTCCAACATATGATACAGTACAAAAAAGTTCAGGCAGAACTCAGGAGGACTGTAAGAGAAGCAAAAAGAACTTACAGGAGAACATTTTGTGGTACAATAGGGAATAAGACCCCAGTAGGAGAAATTTGGGGGATGATTAGAAGGATGAGAGAGGACAGAAGAGATTGGAATTATCCTGTGTTAAATGACAGAAAGGATGGGGCAATaactaataaagaaaaagcagaattaaTGGTTAAAACGTTTGCTACAATAAACAGTTCTAATAATCTGAGTGAGGAAGCAAAAAGGTACagggacaaaacaaaatgtgaaaatattgaaGCACTGAGTAAGAGAAATCATGTTGAGGATGAGATTAGTGTTCCTTTTACAATGGGAGAGCTAACAAAATCATTGGCTAAGTCTGGAATGAGTGCTCCAGGGAAAGATGAGATATGTTATATCATGTTAAAGCATTTAAGTACAGAGGCACTTAGCAGATTGTTAATGTTGTATAATAAGGTATGGGAGGAATGGAGGGTGCCAATTAGCTGGAAGGAGGCAGTGATTGTTCCTATAAGGAAACCAGGAAAAGATCCAAGCAATGCAGCAAACTACAGGCCAATCGCCTTAACATCACATGTTTGTAAACTGATGGAGCGCATGGTAAATGAAAGAATGGTGTACTATCTAGAGAAAAGAGGGATGATGGCAGAATATCAGAGTGGGTTTAGAAAAGGGCGAGGAACTATGGAGATCGGTAAGAGATCGATTCAAGTTAAAATAGGTGATGAAATATCTAAAAAGTATGTTGTAGAGAATGGAACACCACAGGGAAGTGTGATAAGTccgattttattttcaattatgatAAATGATATATTTGATAATATCCCAGCAGATATAGGAAGGTCATTGTTTGTGGATGATGGAGCattgtggaaaaaaggaaagaatatacaatttattgtaaataaaattcagaaagGGATCAGTTTAGTTGAGAAGTGGGGATTAAAGTGGGGATTGgaattttctgtggaaaaaacaaagatcatgttCTTTTCTCGAAAGAAAATTGGGGAGAATATTGGGTTGACATTGTGTGGAAATAAGATAGAACGAGTTGACTCATTTCGTTTTTTAGGGGTATTTTTTGAAGTCTGGTTGACATGGAAGGAACACATCCatgcaaaaaagtaataaatgtaatgagatgtcttgtaggaatggattggggagctgatgttgctgccttaaaatatatatatgtggcgtTCATTAGAACTAGGATTGAGTATGGGAGTGTGGTATATggatctgcagcaaagacaacacttgCAAAGTTAGAAATGATTCAGGCACAGGCTCTTAGGATATGTATTGGGGCagtgaaatcatctccaatatgtgcacttcaggtagaagtaggagagatgccactatgtttaaggaggaaacagCTATTAGCAAATTATTGGCTGAACTTCAGAGGACATGGAGATAGTCACCCAACAAAAGCAGTGTTAAAGGAttgctgggaaaaagagagaacaattaagtccagttttggatggataggggatagagtggcgagagatatgggagtgtatgacaaggatatcagtccagctgttttatggccaccagttccaatgtggctgcttgagacagctgaagtagacttggagttactaaagataaaggaaaggaaaagaaatgttgatttagttagtgaattctatgaacacatagaacagagatatggagatCATGTACAAGTATTCACAGATGGATCTAAAGACCCGATGACAAATGCAACAGGATCAGCTGCGTTTATCCCAAAACTCAAGGTTGAAGTAGTGAAGAGAACGTCAGATTTCCTGAACGTGTACACAGTAGAGTTGTACGCCATTTTAGTTGtattagaatgtgttgagcaaatgaaaggaaggaaagtgctgatatgcagtgattcagtcagcgctttatacagtattcaatcaggatcatctcacagtcgtcaagatgtattatatgaaatcatatttacacattcccaggtggttaaacaggggacagatgtgatgttcatgtgggttccagaacattcaggtatagcaggaaatgaaaaggtggacaggttggcaaaggaagctgtaaagaaagagaggattgatattaacaACAAATGATCTAAGTCAGAGGGGAAACAagtcacatggagtaaaatcaaacaggaatggcaacaatatcggaacaatcagacaaagggaagacatttatattcaattcagagggaaatagataaagtaaaatacagagggagcaacagaagagaggaggtcgtaaagtccaggttaagaatcagtcacagtcatttaaatagctctctacatgtcactggaaaacattcatccaGTCTTTGTGAGGTATGCAATCTAGCAGAAACAATTGAACatagttattaaatgtagaaagtatttagcacatagacagaacatgatgtcagaaatggagagagagggactcgtaagaagagatttaaaaagtattttggagtgtggggagagagggagaggacgaagatgcttgtttaggtttattgaggaggatttagaaaagtgagtaataattaaatccagcagatggcagtaatgcaactttttggatgccagctgccaataaaatccaaagaagaagaagaagaagaagaagaagaagaagaaatgcttCTGGGAGAAGTGAACAGGGTGAGGCTCCGTGCAGTTTTAAGGAAGTGTTTCCACAGACAGActaaaaacttttcttcttcagcttagAAACACATCAGCTACTCTCTCCAACACTCAAATATGGCTGTCAGTAAAGGTAAGTCAGTATATGTAATTTATAAAGTAGCATACACCTTGTATCTAAGTTAATGTTTATAGAGGGACCATTACATGATTCATAATGCACAAATATTAAACCGTTCTAAAGGGGCTACAAtggaaaaacatatttcttaaaTCCTCAGAATTTCTAACAGGCTGGGGGATGAAATCCAAaactcagtttgtgtttgtctttaacgCAGTCAATCCTCTCTGATATGAATTTAATGGGAACATTAATGGAAACATCTGCAGTATGATTCAACAGCATGGAGTGTCTAAAACTAACCTGTGACGCTCTCTCAAAGAATTTTAACCAGAACttatcatcttaaaaaaaagagggatttaTTGTATTAGACTGGATTCGTAGTGTGTAGGTGTAACTTGTAACTAGGCGGTTTCCTAAATACCCTcctaattactgcttattgggagaaagagaggaagttGTTGAATTGTCTTTGTTGCATCCAATGCTTGAGTGTGAATAAGAAGATAATATTAATTCCCACTGGTTCATTTATTAGCCGAGAGCAGGAGAGCACAGACGCTGAAAGTTAGGAAGTtgtgaacatgaattatgatcttgaTATGCTTTGCTTAATATGCCCTGATAAGGTAGAAGTAAGAAAAGGTCATGCTTTGGTAGTAGGTTGAGATGTTTCTGAATCTTTCCCATGTTTCAgggatgttttattgttgtgattAAAAGACAGAATTTGAAAGAGTAGTGCCAGCATGAAGCAGCCTTACTCCTGGATGTGTAAGACACATGTTTATTGCAGTGTAGAGACACAGTTTCACAGTTTATCAGTCACAAAGTCAGAATTTTTTGAAAACGTTTCCACTTTTGGGCCGCTCCGGCATAAGTCGCTTTctcagttgggccaccccagtcaaagaAGTCTGGATGCACATCATGTTGCGTCGTATAATTTAGTTTGGTTGTATCGTACCATATCTTCATGTGTCGTACGATATAATTGTGTTTTGTAGGATATCATAGcattcccaaacttttttttgctgGGACCTCGTGTCTACTGCGATCAGATACGTTTTaattttgaatctgaaatccatttgttcaaaaaaacaaaacacaaataactgCATAATTGGATAAGATCAGGTATAGATAATCAAATGGACACATATAGTCCTTAATgttgttcctttattttctctcatccAATCAGAACCAACCATGTACAATAATGAGGAGATCCGGATCGTGATGGTGGGGAAGACCGGAGCTGGGAAGAGCGCCACAGCGAACACCATCCTGGGAAAGGAAGAATTCAAATCAAGGTTCTCCTTTAAATCTGTGACTGAAGGCTGCGCTAAGGCGTATGGTGAGCTGGATGGACAGAAGGTTTCTGTCATCGACACTCCAGGTCTGTTTGACACCAATACTGACGCAGTGACGACACGTGCAAATATCGTCCGGTGTATGGCTTATGCTTCTCCTGGACCACATATCTTTCTGATTGTCATCAAACTGGAACGATTCACAGAAGAAATACAGAAGACGGTGGAGAAGATTCAACAAATCTTTGGAGAGGAAGCAAACAAATACAGCATGGTTCTCTTTACCCATGGTGACCTGCTCAGAGGGCAACCTATCGAAGAGATCTTGAAGGAAAGCGAAGACCTGCAGGAGCTTGTGGCCAAATGTAACGACCAGTACCACGTCTTTGATAACAACCTCTCTGATAGTTCTCAGGTCACTGAGCTGCTCAACAAgatcagaaaaataacagaaaagaacacaggaaaccATTACACCACTGAGATGTTTCAGAAGGTAGAGAGGGCgattgaagaggagaaacagagaatcctgaaagagaaagaagaggaaatgagga from the Labrus bergylta chromosome 4, fLabBer1.1, whole genome shotgun sequence genome contains:
- the LOC110001216 gene encoding GTPase IMAP family member 9, whose protein sequence is MAVSKEPTMYNNEEIRIVMVGKTGAGKSATANTILGKEEFKSRFSFKSVTEGCAKAYGELDGQKVSVIDTPGLFDTNTDAVTTRANIVRCMAYASPGPHIFLIVIKLERFTEEIQKTVEKIQQIFGEEANKYSMVLFTHGDLLRGQPIEEILKESEDLQELVAKCNDQYHVFDNNLSDSSQVTELLNKIRKITEKNTGNHYTTEMFQKVERAIEEEKQRILKEKEEEMRKEREKLVKLSKSLRSVGEPLDNNLLLNEMIEKIARRDAENSPALFRYLMEILQIGLEFYRVYKGVRD